The following coding sequences lie in one Sphingomonas sp. M1-B02 genomic window:
- a CDS encoding response regulator codes for MCHVLIIEDEWLIADYLSYLAERAGGTSIVIACTEDEAVLSAHERLPDIILSDVNLFAGTGPHAVQTIMSDLGKIPVIFITGSPEACEPCEPPGVILIKPIDPVCVMDTFRRLAHL; via the coding sequence ATGTGCCACGTGCTCATAATCGAAGATGAATGGCTGATCGCAGACTATCTTTCATACCTCGCAGAACGAGCAGGCGGAACGTCGATCGTAATCGCTTGCACAGAGGATGAGGCAGTCCTGTCCGCGCATGAGCGGCTTCCCGACATCATTCTTTCGGACGTCAACCTGTTCGCTGGAACCGGGCCGCATGCAGTCCAGACCATAATGTCGGACCTAGGGAAAATCCCGGTCATCTTCATTACCGGAAGCCCAGAGGCTTGCGAGCCGTGCGAGCCTCCTGGCGTTATACTGATAAAGCCAATCGACCCCGTGTGCGTAATGGATACGTTCAGACGTCTCGCCCACTTGTAG
- a CDS encoding Crp/Fnr family transcriptional regulator, protein MANSFVQKLSGLANLTEADAAALEAATARPRRYVARQDLIREGDETGPMFVVLEGWVCRYKILPSGARQIMAFLMPGDACDLHIKLLAEMDHSIQAVTTAMVATVSRSEMEALMRDHPNIASAMYLAQLVDEGIMRAWIVSMGRRSSTERLAHLICELYLRARNIGLAGDGEFALPLSQVVLADALGMTAVHINRVLKELRLAGAMAIKRGSVIILNPVKLVQIAGFDENYLHRRLRHTG, encoded by the coding sequence ATGGCTAACTCGTTCGTCCAGAAGCTGAGTGGGTTGGCCAACTTGACGGAGGCCGATGCCGCGGCGCTCGAAGCCGCCACGGCCCGTCCTCGCCGGTACGTTGCTCGACAGGACCTTATCCGAGAAGGTGATGAGACCGGGCCCATGTTTGTGGTGCTGGAAGGGTGGGTGTGCCGCTATAAAATACTGCCAAGCGGCGCGCGCCAGATCATGGCATTCCTGATGCCAGGCGATGCTTGCGACCTGCACATCAAGTTGTTGGCCGAGATGGACCACAGCATCCAAGCCGTCACCACCGCAATGGTAGCTACGGTATCCCGATCGGAGATGGAGGCGTTAATGCGCGACCATCCGAATATCGCATCGGCGATGTATTTGGCCCAACTCGTGGACGAAGGCATCATGCGGGCCTGGATCGTCAGTATGGGAAGGCGCAGTTCCACCGAACGCCTGGCTCATCTAATCTGTGAACTTTACCTGCGGGCGCGCAACATCGGACTGGCTGGCGATGGTGAGTTTGCCTTGCCGCTCTCTCAGGTCGTCCTTGCAGACGCACTAGGCATGACTGCGGTCCACATCAACCGGGTGCTGAAGGAACTGCGGTTGGCGGGCGCAATGGCAATCAAGCGTGGCAGCGTCATCATTCTGAACCCGGTCAAGCTGGTCCAGATCGCCGGTTTCGACGAGAATTATCTCCACCGGCGTTTGCGTCACACGGGCTGA
- a CDS encoding PEPxxWA-CTERM sorting domain-containing protein: protein MFLGIFSATPASAAIVFTQEPTESFAGTAINRSDGQNFLNQFSLGAATNLNGFDLLSSLTGIQVGQNVTIKIRNSVSGAPAIMNLFSFASTINSTSGGFLQADFSNIFLGAGTYFIGMSGTAANIGQDIFRDSSIPAKAYQLNGDNIQYASGFVSGFKVHGDVAVAAVPEPATWAMMLLGFGVIGSAMRRGMGKPGERFTRKARAKATA from the coding sequence ATGTTCTTGGGGATCTTTTCAGCCACCCCAGCAAGCGCGGCAATCGTATTCACACAGGAGCCCACTGAATCTTTCGCGGGGACGGCCATCAATCGATCCGATGGACAGAACTTCCTGAATCAGTTCTCGTTAGGGGCGGCTACAAATCTGAATGGGTTCGATCTGCTTTCGTCGCTCACGGGAATTCAGGTAGGGCAGAACGTTACAATTAAAATCCGTAATAGCGTGTCCGGGGCCCCGGCGATCATGAATCTGTTCTCGTTCGCTAGCACCATAAATTCGACAAGCGGGGGTTTTCTCCAAGCTGACTTCTCTAATATCTTTTTAGGAGCCGGCACTTACTTTATTGGTATGTCCGGGACGGCTGCTAATATTGGTCAGGATATATTTCGCGATAGCTCGATTCCAGCGAAGGCGTACCAACTCAACGGCGATAACATCCAGTATGCGAGTGGTTTCGTGTCTGGCTTCAAGGTTCACGGCGACGTCGCAGTTGCAGCCGTTCCTGAGCCTGCAACCTGGGCAATGATGCTGCTTGGTTTCGGCGTGATCGGCTCGGCAATGCGGCGCGGAATGGGCAAGCCGGGCGAGCGGTTCACTCGCAAGGCACGGGCTAAAGCGACCGCTTAG
- a CDS encoding PEPxxWA-CTERM sorting domain-containing protein: MKMKKAVLCVGAFVAICMAMPAAAATFLVNFNSPKFISAGPFSGSMTLTTTDIAAADGSYAIIGITGSGIYKTKTYIFSGPILDDGASNKIFADRTGQVFDIPGTSFSMTSGSSKLTGNIFYYKSTTNSYMWEVGSDNGIINSFAIQKMASAVPEPETWAMLLLGFGIIGATLRYRRRPATITYGPPAGGFC, from the coding sequence ATGAAGATGAAGAAAGCCGTTTTGTGCGTCGGAGCTTTCGTGGCGATTTGCATGGCGATGCCCGCCGCTGCAGCGACGTTTCTTGTGAACTTCAACAGTCCCAAATTTATTAGCGCCGGCCCGTTCTCCGGCTCAATGACGCTGACAACAACGGACATAGCAGCCGCCGACGGAAGCTATGCGATCATTGGAATAACGGGAAGCGGGATCTACAAGACGAAGACCTACATTTTTAGTGGACCTATTCTTGACGACGGGGCGAGCAACAAGATATTTGCAGACCGTACCGGTCAAGTATTTGATATTCCCGGGACAAGCTTCTCAATGACGTCTGGCTCATCTAAGCTAACCGGCAATATATTTTATTATAAGTCGACAACGAACTCTTACATGTGGGAGGTTGGCTCCGATAACGGCATCATAAACTCTTTCGCTATTCAAAAGATGGCCAGTGCAGTACCGGAGCCGGAGACCTGGGCCATGTTGCTCCTAGGTTTCGGCATCATCGGTGCGACCTTGCGTTATCGACGTCGTCCGGCGACGATCACTTATGGACCGCCCGCAGGCGGTTTCTGTTGA
- a CDS encoding AraC family transcriptional regulator yields MEFDVSGLPRSEQFAAWASALPAYTATTSRPEQGFEAKVRAWFLPPIVVTLSSIGPARCRRTCETAVRDGLDSLTFQLLLAGRMRGQAEGVPFRAVPGDVAVQDAALTFESIATRMKCVTVTMPRAFLDEVAPGLDVHGMVLRDGLGALLSSFLRTLPDALDGAELEASASVPRLLRDLLAASLPAHAAAAAIDARRPLRDKIRRYVAAEMHRPLSVDDLCAGLAVSRASLYRAFDDEGKGRGGVMAYVLEQRLLRARRLLTDPTASRSAGEVAAATAFRDVSELGRAYRRRFGITPGAARRSDHAKAPPAGAAEKRFRSWVENDQR; encoded by the coding sequence ATGGAGTTCGACGTCTCGGGACTCCCACGTAGTGAGCAGTTCGCCGCTTGGGCCTCCGCACTGCCAGCGTACACGGCGACCACGTCCCGACCGGAGCAAGGCTTTGAGGCTAAGGTGCGCGCCTGGTTTCTACCACCGATCGTTGTAACACTTTCTTCGATTGGCCCGGCGCGGTGTCGCCGAACGTGCGAGACCGCGGTACGAGACGGGCTTGATAGCCTGACCTTCCAGTTGCTGTTAGCCGGTCGGATGCGAGGGCAAGCAGAGGGAGTTCCCTTTCGGGCGGTGCCGGGCGACGTTGCGGTGCAGGACGCGGCACTCACATTCGAAAGCATCGCGACGCGGATGAAATGCGTAACCGTGACGATGCCGCGTGCCTTCCTGGATGAGGTGGCACCAGGGTTAGACGTTCACGGCATGGTTCTGCGCGATGGGCTAGGTGCGCTGTTGAGCTCCTTCCTGCGTACGCTGCCCGACGCTCTAGACGGAGCCGAACTTGAGGCCTCAGCTTCGGTGCCGCGACTGTTGCGTGACCTGTTGGCCGCTTCGCTGCCGGCTCATGCGGCGGCGGCTGCGATCGACGCGCGGCGACCCTTGCGTGACAAAATACGGCGCTACGTGGCTGCAGAAATGCACCGTCCTTTGTCGGTCGACGACCTATGCGCCGGCCTCGCGGTGTCGCGGGCCAGCCTGTACCGGGCCTTCGACGACGAGGGGAAAGGCAGGGGAGGCGTCATGGCCTATGTGCTGGAACAGCGGCTGCTGCGTGCGCGGCGATTGCTAACCGACCCGACCGCTTCTCGCTCGGCCGGAGAAGTCGCAGCCGCCACCGCATTTCGCGACGTGTCAGAACTAGGCCGCGCTTATCGACGTCGGTTCGGCATTACCCCAGGCGCCGCGCGCCGGTCCGATCATGCGAAAGCACCGCCCGCCGGTGCGGCTGAAAAGCGTTTTCGTTCTTGGGTAGAGAACGATCAACGCTGA
- a CDS encoding nucleotidyltransferase domain-containing protein, whose protein sequence is MRTDLDHLPAAKRHELAAIVRILFAEFEDALAGRNAPHRKAGRILKIILFGSYARGDWVADPVGGYYSDYDLLVVVNHDELADVTEYWAQADDHLLREQTVTGKLRTPVNFIVHSLSDVNAQLKRGRPFFVDIVRDGIALYEAPDHPFEQAKPLSPEAALAEARGYFDEWLPTANNYLALGQQARDQSMRKEAVFLLHQAAERYYHCTSLVVTLYSPKSHKLNFLRSQAERLVPKLIEAWPRDTRFSQRSFELLRRAYVDARYSPHYRVADEELAWLTERVSILSELVRLTCEARLSR, encoded by the coding sequence ATGCGCACCGACCTCGATCATCTGCCCGCCGCCAAGCGTCACGAACTCGCGGCGATCGTGCGCATCCTTTTCGCCGAGTTTGAGGACGCGCTTGCGGGCCGCAACGCTCCTCACCGCAAGGCGGGGCGGATTCTCAAGATCATCCTGTTTGGCTCCTACGCCCGCGGCGACTGGGTAGCCGACCCCGTCGGCGGCTATTATTCGGACTATGATCTGCTGGTCGTGGTCAACCACGACGAACTCGCCGACGTCACCGAATATTGGGCACAGGCCGACGACCATCTGCTGCGCGAGCAGACCGTGACTGGCAAACTGCGCACGCCGGTCAATTTCATCGTCCACAGCCTTTCCGACGTGAACGCCCAGCTGAAGCGCGGACGGCCGTTTTTCGTCGATATCGTCCGGGATGGCATCGCGCTCTATGAGGCGCCAGACCACCCATTTGAGCAGGCGAAGCCGCTGTCGCCAGAGGCTGCGCTGGCTGAAGCACGGGGCTATTTTGACGAGTGGCTCCCCACCGCGAACAACTATTTGGCCTTGGGACAGCAAGCTCGAGATCAAAGCATGAGGAAAGAGGCCGTGTTTCTCCTTCATCAGGCGGCTGAGCGATACTACCACTGCACCTCGCTAGTGGTCACGCTTTACAGTCCGAAGAGCCACAAGCTCAATTTCCTACGGTCTCAAGCCGAGCGGCTAGTGCCCAAGCTGATAGAAGCGTGGCCCCGCGACACGCGGTTCTCACAACGGAGCTTCGAGCTACTTCGCCGAGCGTATGTTGATGCGCGATATTCACCCCACTATCGCGTCGCCGACGAGGAACTCGCTTGGTTAACCGAACGGGTCAGCATTCTGTCTGAGCTGGTACGTCTAACATGCGAAGCGCGGCTTTCACGCTAG
- a CDS encoding TonB-dependent receptor plug domain-containing protein: MTGSVFQNRKDMESRRELLVVVDTQSQDDIGSLPDRTLADSLCRIMGVSTLNNDNIGQFVSVRGVNPDLIPVTLDGITLATIGDTGGGRRQVSLQVVPARAVQQIQAYKSFTSDLKSGAMGGLINLIPASAFDYSGQRLVVDVSTNYSSHGLVDVQCRGSRRAACRGQQAEQIYRHAGRLALARCRRRRQHHGRPDRPLRHLQPLGARFEARNLLNANRELLVGLNLAYRRADIEYGSLFFLHLTYSN; this comes from the coding sequence GTGACCGGTTCGGTGTTCCAAAACCGCAAGGATATGGAGTCGCGGCGCGAGTTGCTCGTTGTGGTCGATACTCAATCGCAGGACGACATCGGGTCACTGCCCGATCGCACGCTTGCCGACTCGTTGTGTCGCATCATGGGGGTGAGCACGCTTAACAACGACAATATCGGCCAGTTCGTGTCAGTGCGCGGCGTCAATCCCGATCTAATTCCGGTGACGCTCGACGGCATCACGCTGGCAACGATCGGCGATACCGGCGGCGGTCGCCGCCAGGTCAGTCTCCAGGTTGTCCCGGCGCGCGCCGTGCAGCAGATCCAGGCCTATAAGAGCTTCACCTCCGATCTCAAATCGGGTGCGATGGGCGGGCTGATCAATCTCATCCCGGCGAGTGCGTTCGACTATTCGGGCCAGCGTCTGGTGGTCGACGTCTCAACCAATTATTCGAGCCACGGACTGGTCGACGTACAATGTCGAGGATCGCGGCGAGCTGCGTGTCGCGGTCAACAAGCAGAGCAAATATATCGACACGCTGGGCGACTCGCCCTGGCTCGATGTCGGCGACGGCGCCAACACCACGGTCGACCTGACCGCCCGCTACGACATCTCCAGCCACTGGGCGCACGCTTCGAAGCGCGCAATCTGCTCAATGCCAATCGCGAACTCCTTGTCGGACTGAACCTCGCTTATCGCCGCGCCGATATCGAGTATGGCAGCCTGTTCTTCCTTCACCTTACCTACAGCAACTGA
- a CDS encoding alkaline phosphatase D family protein encodes MQTHQIGRRALLGGAGLLTLGTLVPTTRLWAHPAFASDPFALGVAAGDPLPDGFVIWTRLAPKPLEEHGGMPMAAVAVAWEVAEDSGFKTIARSGDAIAPPELAHSVHVEVTGLRPGRRYWYRFRTGVDNVSNVGTAMTAPAAGALPSRLKIGVAGCQHYEAGFFTAYRHLSQEPDLDLIYHYGDYIYEGKRRRVGGDAPIVREHAGDEIYSLDDYRRRYAQYKSDPDLIAAHAAAAFASSFDDHEIDNNWAANTDQDGTAPALFELRRAVAMQAWYEHMPVRAAQFPRAGALRMFRRLDYGSLLRMHVLDTRSYRNEQLCGPGGGGGKNCVAQDDPARSILGAEQERWLTSGLNSPARWNLLAQQVLIMPFDQREDGASEAVYGKDSWNGYPDCRKRLVKAITDRKLTNVVIATGDAHQHFVGSVPRDDRMPEGPAAASEFLTSSISSGGDGNARRPTQKDVLKHNPNMLLLNNQRGYQLFDIHLDRWDTHVKVVDAVQTRGAPVRTLARYVVDPKQPGPQLA; translated from the coding sequence TTGCAAACCCATCAAATCGGTCGCCGGGCGTTGCTCGGCGGCGCCGGACTCCTCACCCTCGGCACGCTGGTTCCGACCACGCGGCTGTGGGCGCACCCGGCCTTCGCCAGCGATCCATTCGCGCTGGGCGTCGCCGCGGGCGATCCGCTTCCCGATGGCTTCGTGATCTGGACGCGGCTTGCGCCCAAGCCGCTCGAGGAACATGGCGGCATGCCGATGGCAGCGGTCGCCGTCGCCTGGGAAGTCGCCGAAGACAGCGGCTTCAAGACGATCGCCCGCTCGGGCGACGCCATCGCTCCACCCGAACTCGCGCATTCGGTGCATGTCGAAGTCACCGGGCTGCGCCCGGGGCGTCGCTATTGGTACCGATTCCGCACCGGCGTCGATAATGTCAGCAATGTCGGCACGGCGATGACCGCGCCGGCCGCCGGTGCGTTGCCGTCGCGGCTCAAAATCGGCGTCGCCGGGTGCCAGCATTATGAGGCCGGCTTCTTCACCGCCTATCGCCACCTGAGCCAAGAGCCCGATCTCGACCTAATCTATCATTATGGCGACTATATCTATGAGGGCAAACGCCGGAGAGTAGGCGGCGATGCGCCGATCGTGCGCGAACATGCCGGCGACGAGATCTACAGCCTCGACGATTATCGCCGCCGCTATGCCCAGTATAAATCCGATCCCGACCTGATCGCGGCCCATGCCGCCGCGGCCTTCGCATCGTCGTTCGACGATCATGAGATCGACAATAATTGGGCGGCGAACACCGATCAGGATGGAACCGCGCCCGCGCTTTTCGAACTGCGCCGCGCGGTGGCGATGCAGGCTTGGTATGAGCATATGCCGGTGCGCGCCGCGCAATTCCCGCGCGCGGGCGCGCTGCGGATGTTCCGCCGCTTGGACTATGGCAGTCTGCTGCGCATGCACGTGCTCGATACGCGTTCGTACCGCAATGAACAGCTGTGCGGCCCTGGGGGCGGCGGCGGCAAAAATTGCGTCGCTCAGGACGATCCCGCACGGTCGATCCTGGGCGCCGAGCAGGAGCGTTGGCTGACCAGCGGGCTCAACAGTCCGGCGCGGTGGAACCTACTGGCTCAGCAAGTCCTGATAATGCCGTTCGACCAGCGCGAGGACGGCGCCAGCGAGGCGGTGTATGGCAAAGATAGCTGGAACGGCTATCCCGACTGCCGCAAGCGGCTGGTCAAGGCGATCACCGATCGCAAGCTGACCAATGTCGTGATTGCCACCGGCGATGCGCATCAGCATTTTGTCGGCTCGGTTCCACGGGACGACCGTATGCCAGAGGGACCTGCAGCGGCCAGCGAGTTCCTGACGAGCTCGATCTCCAGCGGGGGCGACGGTAATGCACGGCGCCCGACCCAGAAGGATGTGTTGAAGCATAATCCCAACATGCTGTTGCTCAACAACCAGCGCGGCTATCAGCTATTCGACATTCATCTCGATCGTTGGGACACCCATGTGAAGGTTGTCGATGCTGTGCAGACCCGCGGCGCGCCGGTTCGCACGCTCGCGCGCTACGTTGTCGATCCCAAACAGCCTGGGCCTCAGCTTGCCTGA
- a CDS encoding response regulator, giving the protein MMRERKPSADLGGMRILVVEDEFYLATDIADQIERAGGTVLGPCADASAGVAELDASPDCAVIDINLGQGPSFEMAEALKRRGVPFLFMTGYDAATIPLEFAHVERVAKPADTSRVIDAIARLTGGGRVS; this is encoded by the coding sequence ATGATGCGTGAACGAAAGCCCAGCGCCGACCTAGGCGGAATGAGAATCTTGGTGGTCGAGGATGAGTTCTACCTCGCTACGGACATCGCTGATCAGATTGAGCGGGCGGGCGGCACTGTGCTGGGGCCGTGTGCCGACGCTTCTGCGGGCGTGGCGGAATTGGACGCAAGTCCCGACTGCGCCGTTATCGACATCAACCTCGGCCAAGGCCCCTCGTTCGAGATGGCCGAGGCGCTGAAGAGAAGGGGGGTGCCCTTCCTATTCATGACAGGCTACGATGCTGCGACGATCCCCCTGGAGTTTGCGCATGTGGAGCGGGTCGCAAAACCGGCGGACACCTCCCGCGTAATCGATGCTATAGCCCGTCTGACAGGCGGAGGAAGAGTGAGCTAG
- a CDS encoding sensor histidine kinase: MASIEELKQRQKALAQFGAFVLDHDDLQGVLEEACRIIAFALGVDLSKVIQIERNSNTGLVRAGYGWKLGVVGKMRVDLDERSSEAYAIEKGEPVITNDLAQEERFHFPEFLRDHGVVALVNVPIFLPGRKPWGILQVDAKEPRTFGEEDIDFLRTYAMILGPVVDRLETVSELSATDERLRLIAENARDYVIVLSDPADRITDWLGGSAEILGWAEDEVLGKTTSLLFTQQDRDEKVPERELSEATAGGTAANVRWHLRKDGSRVFLDGHTVALKDLGGEVQGFLKIAQDVTSRKRAQEHQAVLLAELQHRVRNILAVIRSMVRRTHEEGQTAEEFIQHLEGRLGALARTQVLLTRTVDAAVDLDMLIRDELVSQASDDDEMKIEGPEVKLAPKAAEVLTLAIHELTTNSVKYGALSQPRAEIEISWNVEQRGGCAWLSLSWSETGVPIVPSSPLRRGFGTELITQRVAYELRGTGTLKMGAGGIRCTLEFPLEARPSILQTDEYKGHFQA, translated from the coding sequence ATGGCATCGATTGAAGAGCTCAAACAACGGCAGAAGGCACTTGCTCAGTTTGGCGCGTTCGTTCTCGATCATGACGACCTTCAAGGCGTTCTCGAAGAGGCATGCCGAATCATCGCTTTCGCGCTCGGTGTCGACCTCTCCAAGGTTATTCAGATCGAACGCAACTCTAACACAGGCCTCGTGCGGGCCGGCTACGGCTGGAAACTGGGCGTTGTCGGCAAGATGCGCGTTGATCTCGACGAACGCTCTTCAGAGGCATACGCGATCGAAAAAGGCGAGCCCGTCATCACCAACGACCTTGCGCAGGAGGAGCGGTTCCACTTCCCGGAATTCCTTCGCGACCACGGCGTCGTAGCTCTCGTAAACGTCCCGATCTTCCTCCCGGGCCGTAAGCCCTGGGGCATCCTGCAGGTGGACGCGAAGGAGCCGCGAACGTTCGGCGAGGAGGATATAGACTTCCTGCGGACCTACGCCATGATCCTCGGGCCGGTTGTGGACCGGCTGGAAACCGTGAGCGAACTTAGCGCCACGGACGAGCGGCTACGCCTGATCGCTGAAAACGCGCGAGATTACGTGATCGTCTTGAGCGATCCCGCGGATAGGATCACCGACTGGCTCGGCGGGTCCGCCGAGATCCTAGGCTGGGCTGAGGACGAAGTGCTTGGGAAGACGACCAGCCTCCTTTTCACGCAGCAGGATCGCGACGAGAAAGTGCCGGAGCGGGAGCTAAGTGAAGCGACCGCGGGCGGCACCGCGGCAAATGTCCGCTGGCACTTGCGGAAAGATGGCAGCAGGGTCTTTCTCGATGGCCATACCGTCGCGCTGAAGGACTTGGGCGGGGAAGTTCAGGGCTTCCTGAAGATCGCCCAGGACGTGACTTCCCGCAAGAGAGCCCAGGAGCACCAAGCGGTGCTGTTGGCCGAGCTTCAACACCGGGTCCGCAACATCCTCGCCGTGATTCGCTCGATGGTTCGCAGGACGCACGAAGAGGGGCAGACGGCCGAAGAGTTCATCCAGCATCTGGAAGGGCGGCTCGGCGCGCTTGCCCGTACCCAGGTGCTACTCACCCGCACCGTGGACGCGGCGGTGGACCTAGATATGCTGATCCGCGATGAATTGGTGAGCCAGGCTTCAGACGACGACGAGATGAAAATCGAGGGCCCGGAGGTCAAACTCGCACCAAAGGCGGCGGAGGTGCTCACGCTAGCGATCCACGAGTTGACCACGAATTCGGTCAAATACGGTGCACTTTCGCAGCCGCGTGCTGAAATTGAAATCTCTTGGAACGTCGAGCAGCGAGGTGGATGCGCATGGTTGAGCTTGAGCTGGTCTGAGACCGGCGTGCCGATAGTTCCGAGCTCCCCGCTTCGCCGCGGCTTCGGAACCGAGCTTATTACGCAGCGAGTGGCATACGAGCTGCGGGGCACCGGCACCTTGAAAATGGGCGCCGGCGGAATTCGTTGTACGCTCGAATTCCCTTTGGAAGCGCGGCCGAGCATTCTTCAGACAGACGAGTATAAGGGGCACTTCCAGGCATGA
- a CDS encoding glycosidase encodes MTVFDIDQLVFGPDDVDLSRSPLAGHLDAETYVLGAFNPGLTRLPNGNLAIFVRIAEALRKPVVDGNIHAIRWTEGRYVLDPWPVDLCDTSDPRKFLVRGGKWRVMALTSLSWILPVELTPDGREVVTVHYDKAIAPHASFQCYGVEDPRVSKVGDRWLMTTCSVSPERHSTTLYSSTNGLDYVFEDIVLDHQNKDMLIFEGLVGGKYWAQTRPLGDLYFAYPTGSEWRAGPSINLATSLDALHWKPHREPGIRPSAATVHTARMGGGTPPILTDRGWLTLWHGVEPKEIVGIYRTYWSILDRDDPAKMVDTSHTPLLEANPELTRPLEDKMYVRDVVFTTGIVDAGHHYIVASGEADLACRITHIPKLALEDLN; translated from the coding sequence ATGACTGTATTCGATATCGATCAACTGGTATTTGGGCCGGACGATGTAGACCTCTCGCGGTCGCCGCTGGCTGGCCATTTGGACGCGGAAACCTATGTGCTCGGGGCGTTCAATCCTGGGCTCACGCGGTTACCGAACGGCAATCTCGCAATCTTCGTCCGTATCGCGGAGGCGCTGCGCAAGCCTGTGGTGGACGGAAACATCCACGCGATCCGCTGGACGGAGGGGCGCTATGTGCTCGACCCCTGGCCGGTCGATTTGTGCGACACTTCCGACCCCCGCAAGTTCCTCGTGCGCGGTGGAAAGTGGAGAGTGATGGCGCTCACGTCGCTGTCGTGGATACTTCCGGTCGAGCTGACTCCCGATGGGCGCGAAGTGGTGACCGTCCATTACGACAAGGCGATCGCCCCGCACGCCAGCTTCCAATGCTATGGCGTCGAAGATCCGCGCGTATCGAAGGTCGGCGACCGCTGGCTGATGACAACCTGCTCGGTCAGTCCAGAGCGCCATTCAACGACGCTCTACAGTTCTACCAACGGCCTCGATTATGTTTTCGAGGATATCGTGCTTGATCATCAAAACAAGGATATGCTGATCTTCGAGGGCTTGGTCGGCGGTAAATACTGGGCACAGACTCGACCTCTCGGTGACCTGTATTTTGCATATCCAACGGGCAGCGAATGGCGCGCCGGCCCTTCGATAAACCTGGCAACTTCGCTTGATGCACTCCACTGGAAGCCGCATCGCGAGCCTGGTATCCGCCCAAGTGCCGCGACCGTGCACACCGCGCGCATGGGAGGCGGCACGCCGCCGATCCTCACCGATCGAGGTTGGCTGACGCTGTGGCATGGTGTCGAACCAAAGGAGATTGTCGGGATCTACCGAACCTATTGGTCAATCCTTGATCGTGACGATCCCGCGAAAATGGTAGACACCAGCCACACCCCTTTGCTCGAAGCCAATCCCGAACTAACCCGCCCGCTTGAAGACAAGATGTACGTTCGAGACGTGGTCTTCACCACCGGTATCGTCGACGCTGGTCATCACTATATTGTGGCATCCGGGGAGGCGGATCTTGCATGTAGGATCACGCATATCCCGAAATTGGCATTAGAGGATCTTAATTAA
- a CDS encoding SDR family oxidoreductase → MTDLADPPATTLSDAHTEMPSLNGRKAIITGGTTGIGRAIAVLLASEGVDVFVCGREPQHLEDGLKRIREVGKGNGINLDLAEPDAVDRFVTSARDYFGDFDIAIVNAAVPAKGLTTMTAEELRFAIAIDFTAYLTTAYAAVEVMKDHGDIVFIGSVSAHMLGAEGSVYAGMKAGIAGFAEAVRKELGPKGIKVCNVEPAKTGADFQYESFTSEAQAEENRQETMLRAEDIAVGVHYALTQPRRAVVQQIVIAPRARGDE, encoded by the coding sequence GTGACCGATCTCGCCGATCCGCCTGCCACCACCCTGTCCGATGCCCATACCGAAATGCCGAGCCTGAACGGGCGCAAGGCGATAATCACCGGCGGCACCACCGGCATCGGCCGTGCCATTGCCGTGCTGCTCGCTTCGGAAGGCGTCGACGTCTTTGTCTGCGGCCGTGAACCGCAGCATCTTGAGGATGGTCTCAAGCGCATCAGGGAGGTCGGGAAAGGCAACGGGATCAATCTCGACCTCGCGGAGCCGGACGCCGTCGATCGTTTCGTCACGTCGGCACGCGATTATTTCGGAGACTTCGACATCGCGATCGTGAACGCAGCGGTCCCGGCGAAAGGTCTCACCACCATGACGGCCGAAGAATTGCGCTTTGCGATCGCCATCGACTTCACGGCGTATCTGACCACTGCGTATGCCGCGGTCGAAGTGATGAAGGATCATGGCGACATCGTCTTCATCGGTTCGGTTTCGGCGCATATGCTCGGCGCCGAAGGCAGCGTATATGCCGGCATGAAGGCCGGGATCGCCGGCTTCGCGGAGGCGGTGCGCAAGGAACTTGGCCCCAAGGGCATCAAGGTCTGCAACGTCGAGCCCGCCAAGACTGGCGCCGATTTCCAATATGAAAGCTTCACCTCGGAAGCGCAGGCGGAGGAGAATCGACAGGAGACGATGCTGCGCGCGGAGGACATTGCCGTGGGCGTGCATTACGCGCTCACTCAGCCACGCCGCGCAGTGGTGCAGCAGATTGTTATCGCGCCCCGTGCCCGGGGCGATGAATGA